CTAGAGCAGGCCCAAGGTCGCTTTCAATCCACCCCTAATCCTGCCAATCTGGCCGGAGTAGCTGCTAATCTCTACCATTGCCTCAACCAGCTTGAAGACGGCATTGAGGAGATGGAGCGCTTCACCTATAGCTATGAGGAGAGCTATCTTCACACCGGGCAGGAACTCTTTCGGATTTCATCTCAGTTGCGACGGGACGCTAAGACCGGCTTAAAAGAAGTAGTTTTTGAGGCCAACGCCTCCCCGTGGCCCTGACCATGGCTAGAATAGATAAATTGTCCTTGAGTCACCTGCGCCAGCATGTTGCCCGTCGTTGCCATTATCGGCCGCCCCAATGTGGGCAAATCTACCCTAGTGAACCGGTTGGCGGGCGGGCGTGATGCCATCGTCCATGACCAACCAGGGGTGACTCGCGATCGCACCTATCGCCCCGGCTTTTGGCAAGATCGAGAATTTCAAGTAGTGGACACTGGTGGGCTGGTGTTTGACGACGACACCGAGTTCCTACCCTACATTCGGGAGCAGGCTCTGGCTGCTCTGACAGAAGCCAGCGTCGCTATCTTTGTCGTCGATGGTCAAGCGGGCCCCACCGATGCCGACCAGGAGATTGCCAGCTGGCTACGGCAGCAGTCAGTACCGGTGATGATTGCGGTGAATAAGTGTGAATCGCCGGAATTGGGAGGAGCCCTGGCCGCCCAATTTTGGGAGCTGGGCCTGGGAGAGCCCTATCCCGTTTCTGGCATCCATGGCAATGGCACTGGCGATCTGCTGGATGTGGTCATTGCCCATTTGCCTGAGACGACTCCCGCTGATGCCCGCGATGAGATTCGGGTAGCCATTGTGGGGCGGCCCAATGTGGGCAAGTCTAGCCTCTTGAATGCCTTCGTCGGCGAGTCGCGCGCCATCGTCAGCCCCATTTCAGGCACCACCCGCGACGCCATTGACATGCAGGTGCGGCGGGGGGAGCAGATCTATCGCTTGGTCGATACCGCCGGCATTCGCAAGAAAAAAAGCGTCGACTACGGCCCCGAGTTCTTCGGCATTAACCGGGCCTTTAAGGCGATTCGTCGAGCCGATGTGGTGCTGTTGGTGATCGACGCGGTGGATGGGGCCACCGAACAGGATCAAAAACTAGCCGGGCGCATTGCCGACGAGGGCCGCGCCTGTGTGCTGGTCGTCAATAAATGGGACGCCGTCGAGAAAGATTCCCATACGGTGTATACCTACGACCGTCAGCTCTTGGGCCGGCTTTATTTCGTCGAGTGGGCCGAGCGAGTCTATGTCAGTGCCCTGACTGGCCAGCGAGTCCCTAAGATTCTAGATTTAATTGACCAGGCGGTGATGCAACATCGCCGTCGGGTGTCGACCTCGGTGGTGAATGAAGTGCTGGCTGAGGCGACGGGCTGGCATACCCCACCGACGACGCGCCAGGGGCGCCAGGGGCGCATCTACTACGGTACTCAGGTGAGCAGTCGCCCCCCTACTATTGCCCTGTTCGTCAACGATCCCAAGCTATTTGGGGACAATTATCGCCGCTACATTGAGCGTCAGTTTCGCCAAAACTTAGGCTTTGAAGGCACGCCTCTACGGTTGCTATGGCGAGGCAAGAAGGTGCGGGATATGGAGCGGGCCAGTGCTAATCGGGCGACAAAGGTCTGATCGGACCCCATGGATTTATTGCGATCGCTGCCCATCGGACTGTATCTAGAGCAACCGGTCACCTGGTTGCACCGCCTCGATCCGCGCACGAAATTGCTCTGGCTGGTCAGTATTTTAGTCATGCCGATTCTGGCCAATGCCCAGTGGCGCTTTGTTCTGGTGCTATTGCTGATGGGGCTGACCTTGACTGCCTGGATCCCATGGCGGGTGTGGCGACGGCAGATGGGCTGGTTGCTGCTGTTGAGTGGGTTAGTGATGGTGTTGACCTGGGTGTTGCCAGATGGGCTCTCCGTGGATCAGGTACCGCGATTGCCAACCCCTGAGGCCATGGCCGCCCTGAGTGACCCGCCGGAAGCGTTACCGCAATTCCCGCAACCGGCCGCCTATCACTATGTGATGGTTGAGATGGGGCCACTGCAGGTGACTCAACGATCGTTGGGGTTGGGTATTCGCATTGGCACCCTATTGTTCACCTTGATCTATGGCACCAATCTGTTTTTGCTGACGACGGCTGCCGAGGAGATTACGGTGGCCCTAGAGGTGTTGATGCGCCCTCTGGGGTGGTTGCGGTTGCCGGTGACGGAAATTGCCCTCACCCTGACTTTGGCGCTGCGATTTATTCCCTTGGTTTTAGAGGAAGTCCAGAATCTGATCCGCTCGGTTCAGACTCGGGCTATCCATTGGAAGAAGTTAGGGTTTCGAGGGGCGGCACAGGTGTGGCTGATGGTGGCCGAGCGGTTGCTGGCTAATCTATTGCTGCGCGCGGAGCAGATCGCTGCCGCCATGGAAGTGCGAGGCTTCACCAGTGCCAATGAACATCGGGTGGTCTGGCATCAATTGCAACTGCGCTGGCGGGATGGCGTCGCGGTGGTGGTCTTAGCGTTGCTGTGGTGGGCTCGATATCGCTGGGGGAGTGCCCTTTGACCTACCTGCATCCCTGGTATGTGCGATCGCATCCCCTGCAGCACCGCACCGGCAGCGATATCTTTGCCCGCTTATTTGGCCACAGGACTACCATCGCCACCCTGCTGGAGAGTCCCTATCCACCCCCCCCGGAGCCAGCCCAGGCCCAGCTGGGCCAGTATTCTATCTGTGCCGGACCGCCCCGGACGATTGCTGGTCAGCCCCGGCTTTGGGCGCCTCAACAGGGCAGGATCCTATCGACCCTGGCCGAGCTACAGCGGTGGGCGCGCCGCGCTGCTCCCTCCCCTCTGATTGACGCCGATCGGGGCCAGCCCGTCACCCTCCCCTGCTTCTCTGGGGGCTGGTTGGGCTGGTTGGGCTATGACCTGGCTTGGGAAATCGAACGCTTACCCCGGCAACGGCCCGACCCCCTATCGTTTCCCGTGGCCTTCTGGTACGAACCCGACTGCTTTGCCGTCCTCGACCATCGGCATCAACAGCTCTGGCTAGCGGCCAGTTGCCCCGCTCAACTGATGACTCTGGAGCAGAGCCTACATAGGGCCGAGCCATTCCCTAGCCTCCATCACTCCCTCGCGGCAGATCCCCTGGTCGATCAGCTCAGCTTCGGGTCGACCCAGGCGGAGTACGAGCAGGCTGTCCGTCGGGCCAAGGGCCATATTCAAGCCGGCGATATTTTTCAAGCCAACCTTTCTCTGCGCTTTGAAACCCGCACTGCGGCCGACAGTTGGGCCATCTATCGCGCCCTACAGCGCATTAATCCCTCCCCCTTTAGCAGTTACTGGCGCAGTCCCTGGGGGGCGTTGATCAGTTGCTCCCCAGAGCGTCTGGTACAGGTAAAGGGGCGTAAGGCCCAGACCCGCCCCATTGCTGGCACCCGACCCCGAGGCCAGACCGGCCGGCAAGACCAAGTCTATGGCGATGAGTTACGGAGTCATCCCAAGGAGATCGCAGAGCACATCATGTTGGTCGATCTAGTTCGCAATGACCTGGGCCGAGTCTGCCAGTGGGGCACCGTGCAAGTCAGTGAGTTGTTGACCATTGAACGCTACAGCCATGTCATGCATCTCGTCAGTAACGTCGTGGGGCAGCTGCAACCACAGGCCACGGTGGTGGATGTTATCCGAGCTATTTTTCCGGGGGGAACGATTACGGGGTGTCCTAAAGTACGCTGCATGGAGATTATCAACGAGTTGGAACCAGTGCGCCGCAGTCTGTTTTACGGCTCCTGTGGCTATCTAGACTGGCGAGGACAGCTCGACTTAAATATTTTGATTCGGACGCTGCTGTGGGCGCCTCAGCCCGGGGCTACGTCCCATCGGGTCTGGGGGCAGGTTGGGGCTGGCATTGTGGCCGATAGTCAGCCCCACCGAGAATGGCAAGAGTCCTTGCAAAAGGCTAAAGCCCAACTCCAGGCTCTGGGGATAGAGCTAGAGCGTTTAGCCTAGTCCATTACAGCTGCTAGTCTTATAGACCACTTTGGCATACAGTATTGGCAGATTTAAGGATTTCCGTTCCACCTGAATGAGCGCAGAGACATACCTCAATCATCCCACCTTTGGCCTGCTCTTCAGGGTCTGTATGGCAAACGACAGCCAAGAGCTGTTTGCCACCCTCTATGCGCAGCGGCTCTTTTTTCTGGTGAAATCGGTGCCACCGGATGGGGTGGCCTTCGAACCCCTAGGTCGAGCCGATGCGCGGCTACTGCTGGAAAATCGCATGCGGATGCTGCGGCGGGCCGGCCAGTATTCGGAGTACGATCGATTACAGAAGACGTACAAGCAAACCTTTCAATGACTGCTGCTGCTACCTTTGAGCAGGTTGCTGACAATATTGCCCGGATTCGCCAAACGGTTCCCCCGACGGTTCGCATTGTCGCGGTTACTAAAAAGTTGCCCAGTGCTGCCATCCGTGCTGCCTATAACGCTGGTCTGCGGGATTTTGGTGAAAGCCAGGTGCAGGAGGCCCTGACCAAGCAGCGGGAACTCCAGGACTTAGCCGATATTACCTGGCATATGATTGGCCACTTGCAGACGAATAAGGCCAAGCAGGTGCTAGAGCACTTTCACTGGATTCATGCCGTCGATAGCCTCAGGTTGGCCCAAAAGTTGAACCAATTGGCGGCTGATCGCGGCCAATTGCTGCAGTGCTGCCTGCAAGTGAAGATGGTGCCAGATCCGCCTAAGTATGGCTTCGAGTTAGAGGAGCTTTGGTCGGCTCTGCCCCACCTCGATGACTGTCATCACCTGAGCTGGGCGGGCCTGATGACGATTCCGCCCCTGCATACCCCAGCCCCGGAAACAGAAGGCATCTTTTGCCAGGCCCGAGCCCTAGCTGACCAGATTAATCGAGCCGGGTTTGCCCATCTCAACCTACAGCAGCTTTCCATGGGCATGTCGTCGGATTATCCCTATGCGATCGCAGCGGGGGCAACCATGATTCGCTTAGGGACAATTCTGTTTGGTCCTCGGCCGAGCTGATCGTTTTGGTACAGATCATTGCAAAATCGATCTGAATCGATCTGGACTGATCAAAATCGTGGAGGTAGCTCTCGAAATCGACAGATTTCACTTGCTAAAGATCGCTGCAAACCAGATGGCTATGTCCCCATCAGTGGCTGATGCTGAGAGAGATATCTCCAGAAGCACCTTTTTCAACACTCCCTGACTAGGGATTTAGCAGATTTCCCCGATTATTTCTTTAACTAATTGTTCACGAGGTTTGATTTCTCGAGATTTCGTGTATACTGTGGACTCAACATTCTGCATGATGGACTACGATTAAAACACTCATCAATCCAACTGCAGAACGTTAAAAAACGCGTCCTCCGACAGGTCATCGGGACGACCTCTATTTTCTCGGTGGGTAGTCCCAAAGTCAGATGAAGCAGTATGATAGCCAATTGAACCTGGTTACTCCACTGATCCAGCTGATTTCTAGATCGAGCAGCGGTAGAGTTAGTGGGAATCTGGGTTCGTTAGGTATCTACTGTTGAGAGGAGATGAAACGTCTCCCTTCCTGTCAAGTTCGTGATAGCCATGATGGAGTGTAAGCCGTGAGTAATCTCTTCTCTAAGCTACGAGACTTTGTCGGTCTCACTGACCCGGCAGATTATGAATACGAATATGACGAGATGGACGGCGAG
This portion of the Halomicronema hongdechloris C2206 genome encodes:
- a CDS encoding anthranilate synthase component I, which translates into the protein MASIATALAGWRRGGGLSVAVVGSISLGECPLTYLHPWYVRSHPLQHRTGSDIFARLFGHRTTIATLLESPYPPPPEPAQAQLGQYSICAGPPRTIAGQPRLWAPQQGRILSTLAELQRWARRAAPSPLIDADRGQPVTLPCFSGGWLGWLGYDLAWEIERLPRQRPDPLSFPVAFWYEPDCFAVLDHRHQQLWLAASCPAQLMTLEQSLHRAEPFPSLHHSLAADPLVDQLSFGSTQAEYEQAVRRAKGHIQAGDIFQANLSLRFETRTAADSWAIYRALQRINPSPFSSYWRSPWGALISCSPERLVQVKGRKAQTRPIAGTRPRGQTGRQDQVYGDELRSHPKEIAEHIMLVDLVRNDLGRVCQWGTVQVSELLTIERYSHVMHLVSNVVGQLQPQATVVDVIRAIFPGGTITGCPKVRCMEIINELEPVRRSLFYGSCGYLDWRGQLDLNILIRTLLWAPQPGATSHRVWGQVGAGIVADSQPHREWQESLQKAKAQLQALGIELERLA
- a CDS encoding YggS family pyridoxal phosphate-dependent enzyme; translated protein: MTAAATFEQVADNIARIRQTVPPTVRIVAVTKKLPSAAIRAAYNAGLRDFGESQVQEALTKQRELQDLADITWHMIGHLQTNKAKQVLEHFHWIHAVDSLRLAQKLNQLAADRGQLLQCCLQVKMVPDPPKYGFELEELWSALPHLDDCHHLSWAGLMTIPPLHTPAPETEGIFCQARALADQINRAGFAHLNLQQLSMGMSSDYPYAIAAGATMIRLGTILFGPRPS
- the pipX gene encoding transcriptional coactivator PipX, which translates into the protein MSAETYLNHPTFGLLFRVCMANDSQELFATLYAQRLFFLVKSVPPDGVAFEPLGRADARLLLENRMRMLRRAGQYSEYDRLQKTYKQTFQ
- the der gene encoding ribosome biogenesis GTPase Der — its product is MLPVVAIIGRPNVGKSTLVNRLAGGRDAIVHDQPGVTRDRTYRPGFWQDREFQVVDTGGLVFDDDTEFLPYIREQALAALTEASVAIFVVDGQAGPTDADQEIASWLRQQSVPVMIAVNKCESPELGGALAAQFWELGLGEPYPVSGIHGNGTGDLLDVVIAHLPETTPADARDEIRVAIVGRPNVGKSSLLNAFVGESRAIVSPISGTTRDAIDMQVRRGEQIYRLVDTAGIRKKKSVDYGPEFFGINRAFKAIRRADVVLLVIDAVDGATEQDQKLAGRIADEGRACVLVVNKWDAVEKDSHTVYTYDRQLLGRLYFVEWAERVYVSALTGQRVPKILDLIDQAVMQHRRRVSTSVVNEVLAEATGWHTPPTTRQGRQGRIYYGTQVSSRPPTIALFVNDPKLFGDNYRRYIERQFRQNLGFEGTPLRLLWRGKKVRDMERASANRATKV
- a CDS encoding energy-coupling factor transporter transmembrane component T family protein, with product MDLLRSLPIGLYLEQPVTWLHRLDPRTKLLWLVSILVMPILANAQWRFVLVLLLMGLTLTAWIPWRVWRRQMGWLLLLSGLVMVLTWVLPDGLSVDQVPRLPTPEAMAALSDPPEALPQFPQPAAYHYVMVEMGPLQVTQRSLGLGIRIGTLLFTLIYGTNLFLLTTAAEEITVALEVLMRPLGWLRLPVTEIALTLTLALRFIPLVLEEVQNLIRSVQTRAIHWKKLGFRGAAQVWLMVAERLLANLLLRAEQIAAAMEVRGFTSANEHRVVWHQLQLRWRDGVAVVVLALLWWARYRWGSAL